In Besnoitia besnoiti strain Bb-Ger1 chromosome Unknown contig00137, whole genome shotgun sequence, a genomic segment contains:
- a CDS encoding uncharacterized protein (encoded by transcript BESB_024750) — protein sequence MLSALSIVVSSVYLKNHICIQANTEDDSGYEIQTTKFFMIAVHHHPTGLLKTAKSVGFQYPTTLRLFHIGYVLGVIYGFLFSLILTARENYYSDASLISSIVLGVIISETGLFISFFWGVYTTSWTTGLDLEGLCLPDPSSLVLFMTIMLSALSIVVSSVYLKNQHLYTSCTNIMTFTLVVAFLMLV from the exons atgttaagtgcattaagtatagtggtatccagcgtatatttgaaaaaccacatttgtatacaagct aatactgaagatgactccggttatgagatacagacaaccaagttctttatgattgcagtacaccaccaccccactggactgcttaagacagctaaaagtgttggatttcaatatcctactacattaagattattccacatcggttatgttctaggcgtaatatatggattcttgttctcactcatcttaacagcgagagaaaactactactcagatgctagtctaatcagtagcatcgtacttggagttatcatctctgagacaggattatttatcagctttttctggggagtatatactacgagttggactactggtttagatcttgaaggtctttgtttaccggatccaagttctcttgtgcttttcatgaccatcatgttaagtgcattaagtatagtggtatccagcgtatatttgaaaaaccaacatttgtatacaagctgtacgaatatcatgacattcactttggtagtcgccttcttaatgttagtct